Proteins co-encoded in one Nematostella vectensis chromosome 15, jaNemVect1.1, whole genome shotgun sequence genomic window:
- the LOC5511373 gene encoding uncharacterized protein C4orf45 has protein sequence MADSGQRARASNSSLFAGSDKYYNPYSGKGKILFTGPDGISDQQVSIIDPTYVGIGTMSPEGTSDLNYLWRPARRCVHPPSKSKKVGEIGWGINLFTDIKRLKSGQQIMRGEFRQECEDRHTHLYQNPWYPHPNDIEQVKKHEDEKKDSEERIFTYSSRSRRTTPDISQTSRGHSQKYYRSHTPTPRHSPPPFDGPGIRPPPRPRSCTPSTQSRARSGTMSSSTSRQSQLFS, from the exons atggctgaCTCAGGACAGCGTGCTCGTGCTAGTAACTCATCCCTCTTCGCCGGCTCTGATAAATACTACAATCCTTACAGTGGGAAGGGGAAGATATTATTCACAG GTCCTGATGGCATTAGTGACCAACAAGTCTCCATAATTGATCCGACATATGTAGGAATAGGTACTATGTCGCCAGAGGGCACGAGCGACCTTAATTACCTATGGAGACCAGCTCGT AGATGTGTACATCCACCGTCAAAGTCTAAAAAG gTTGGAGAAATTGGCTGGGGCATTAATTTATTCACAGATATAAAACGGTTAAAGAGTGGTCAGCAAATCATG CGAGGAGAATTTCGCCAAGAATGTGAAGACAGACACACTCATCTCTATCAAAATCCCTG GTACCCTCACCCTAATGATATAGAACAAGTGAAAAAACACGAAGATGAGAAAAAGGACAGCGAAGAAAGGATCTTCACAT ATTCAAGTAGATCTCGACGGACCACACCCGATATCTCCCAAACATCAAGAGGACACAGCCAGAAGTACTATAGGTCCCATACTCCTACACCACGACACAGCCCCCCACCATTTGATGGCCCTGGAATAAGGCCTCCACCAAGACCACGATCTTGTACCCCAAGCACTCAAAGCCGAGCAAGATCAGGCACCATGTCTAGCTCTACATC gagGCAAAGCCAGTTATTCAGCTAA